A single window of Oncorhynchus clarkii lewisi isolate Uvic-CL-2024 chromosome 10, UVic_Ocla_1.0, whole genome shotgun sequence DNA harbors:
- the LOC139418211 gene encoding uncharacterized protein isoform X2, whose product MASSGFRGDVSQVRGGRDPVFSEAINQKMRVPDRLRVGPGMGQGGEEARQGRAERPASYSMHIPDRLSLTDAPDMSPRPLFTPSKHNSALPLGLAWEAQQQGAWDRDPYMREPVQSPLRRSYSDQAFGRSDSDTPTSKQALHTPTFSGSAGRPPKRSAADANPLPMVLGLPVIPPSHLSPTTMLQAAKELGQQASQRLLQTVTQKYRFSYPEHPTTAVVEAPPVYVEPARKSAMQDSWMSPDDEGSAAAVEFIVLRRQYIQPERTLGYQNGGNSPAF is encoded by the exons ATGGCCTCTTCGGGGTTTCGGGGTGACGTTTCCCAGGTGCGTGGCGGCCGTGATCCCGTCTTCTCTGAGGCCATCAACCAGAAGATGCGTGTCCCGGACCGGCTGAGAGTGGGGCCAGGCATGGGACAGGGAGGGGAAGAGGCGAGGCAGGGGCGTGCTGAGCGTCCCGCTTCCTATAGCATGCACATCCCAGACAGGCTGTCTCTCACAG ATGCCCCGGACATGAGCCCCCGTCCACTGTTCACGCCATCCAAGCACAACTCAGCCCTCCCCCTGGGGCTTGCATGGGAGGCACAGCAGCAAGGTGCCTGGGACAGAGACCCCTACATGAGGGAACCAGTGCAG AGTCCCCTGCGGAGGTCCTACAGTGACCAGGCTTTTGGCAGGAGTGACTCTGACACCCCCACTTCCAAACAGGCACTGCACACCCCCACCTT TAGTGGCAGTGCAGGACGCCCCCCTAAGCGCTCCGCTGCTGATGCAAACCCCCTGCCCATGGTCCTGGGGCTCCCTGTCATCCCACCCAGCCACCTGTCCCCAACGACCATGCTACAGGCCGCCAAGGAACTGGGCCAACAGGCCTCACAGCGCCTCCTGCAGACTGTTACACAGAAATACAG GTTCAGTTATCCTGAACACCCAACGACTGCTGTGGTCGAGGCACCCCCTGTGTACGTTGAACCAGCCAGGAAAAG TGCCATGCAGGACTCCTGGATGAGCCCAGATGATGAGGGAAGTGCCGCAGCTGTGGAGTTCATCGTACTTAGGAGACAG tacatacagccggaaagaaCTCTTGGATATCAGaatggcggtaactcaccagcattttGA